CAAACGGAGAAACACTTATATCCAGTAGCGATGATGATTCCATTGTTATTTATGACTGCCTCGAGGGAAAGTAAGCTCAAGCTGTTTAATACAACTAACACAGAGGCATACTCGTATCTGGTGTCAAAGGACACACTGATTTGGGTTATAAATCTGTGGAGATTCTCCTATTCTTACTTATTCTTGTGGTTTGAAAACTTGCTCAAGAAACAAGTGTTGCTAACATTTGCTGATCATGATGGCTGCCAAACTCAAAATTTTAGCCTCATCTTTGCAACAATTTCGATGACATTTCTGACAGACCACTTTATGGAAGAATCATCATATATGAGGACGTTGTGCATGTGACAGCGAGAGAAATACCAAGCTAAAAAAGATCCAtcaacaaatcattttcatcctACCAATTGGCCCATGTGGACTTATGACCTTGCCATGTGTCCTTTTTATCAAGTCATTTTCTTTCTACTAAGCCTTGTCCCAAAAGCCTTGTACCAAAAGCTTCAATTTACATTGACACATGAAGATGATACCTGTCTCTTTTTGCAGACCAAAAAGAACACTTTACAGCAAGAAATATGGTGTTGCTCAAATCCAGTACACACATGCGACAAACACGGTTATTCACACTTCAACAAAGATTGATGGTAAGCTATTTTGACCATCAAGTAAATTTAGGTGTAACCATTGATCAGAATGAATCTCAGGTGGATGAGAATTTTACATATTTGATTATCACTTTCCTTTGTATCAAATTAATcctaataaataataatacttCAGTATTAtcagagaaagaaaattgagaTTAAGACTTTGTTTTAGCTTGAAATAATGTGTTAGCCTGTATTTGCTTTTGGCCTTTAACAGAAATGTTAATGCAtgaaatgacaaataaatgcTTCAGATCAACAtgaaaagagaaattccatatcccTTCAcacccatgtattattttgtttattgtatAAACACCTAACAAGAACAAAACAGCCTTTATTCAGGTTTCGATACACTGGAATGTGTTGCCTTTCGTTCGTGGCACTAAATAGAGCAGATGACGTATCAGcaaattgtaatttttcacgtgGGGAGATTGAGAAAAACAGTATCTCTTACTTAGTATCTGTACTTTTATCTTGTTCCAGACACCATTCGCTACCTGTCGCTTCATGACAACAAGTATCTCAGATATTTTACGGGACATACAAAAAGGTGAGGTTGTCGTTGCACTCAAGTACTGTGTCACCAAAAACTCAATTTCTGTGATGTACATAGAGTATAATAGTTATTACATGGCTGTGTAGAGATGCGAAATATCTTTGAgtattgaaaaatatttcactagTCTGCTAGGCTCActtgtgaaatatttttcaacacgagaagagaaactGCAAATCCCCAAGTGGTCATGTTGGTCAAGTggtaatgttctgtttattatttaaacaccaatgaaataccaAACGATTTCCAAATCCAAAAAATCCAaatccaaattctttatttatagtggaaagTGCACTCAAGCTAGTTCTGTTaggcactccacttttaaaacaaacttaacgggttaagaatcccaactggcaggaggcaaaccagttggctagaTACAAGTGCAGCCGAGGAAttgagccaaggactacctggaacaaatcctgCTAGTGGTCACAGTGGGACATGAACtggggatctccagatttcaagttcGGCACCCTggccactcggccacgctgcctcctatTTCACCAAACAACAGTGATTTTTTCATGTGTGAAGATATCATGTTTTGATGTGAAAGCTCACCTGGTATTTCACTGGCATAATGAAGTGTACTTTTATATTGGAAGCACAGTTTGTAAGTTTGTCCCAAGAAATTGATTGTAATATATTCAAGCAGAAAGCTAAATTCAATACCAGCAGTGTCCATGCTTTACCTTATTTTCCTGAGGCTGACAGAAAATACTATTTTTCCAGAAGTTTGAGTCATTGACAGGGTTTATCACAAGAGGCAATGGGTAATGTTTTTCACTGACTCTTGTCATGTTAGTGACTTCATTAGCACCATTAGTTTATGATTACTTGTCATCTTCCCTTCTGATGTCAGCAATTAGTCACAGAGCGTAATACAGTCATTTCCTTGAAAATTCCAAGCATTGTAGTTATGTAGAATAAATACTGGTTGTACAATCTCTATAATCTTTCAATGCACTGTTTTTATTTCATCAGTTCTGTCATCTTGTCATTGCTGTGAATATGAACCATTGCAAAATATCTTTGAATAAACTAGTTGAGTACTGTACTAAGACGTTAACAAGAATTACTCTATATTCTTTTTATTGTAGAGTTATGACTCTTCATATGTCACCAATGGATGATACATTTGTATCTGGTTCATTGGACCGTACTTTACGCTTGTGGGATTTGAGATCTCCAAATTGtcaagtaaataaataatattttccTGATACATGTGTAATTTTAGTTAAAAACAGCTTTCTCcccttatatatatttttagtaaatttttacctcaggataatgattttccagctttctgattggttccctaagcccatgatatgagccattatcgttaagtttgaccaaataaggaaaaactgatggcgaatttcttgtgctgaaattttggaggtcggaaaaaaaattttcgctgcgtcttcggtaaagaaaatgtcacgatttgaggatgTTTCACCTGAGAAAATcgagagaattgcttgaaaatttactaaaacagttattcttctctgACTTGCCGGAtctgagctgataataaccaacgaggcctacggcctcgttggttatatgtatcagctcatatccggcgcgtcctcgaagaataactgttaaatatatgtatCATTAATTTATCATAGCCTCTAAAATACTGTACTGTATTTTTATTTGCTGATCATGAGTGTCAGCTGGTTAGCTTGGAGTGTCATGTATCTGTCGTCTGTGAGTTTTTTAGGGATGTTAATTAAGGAGACTGATTTTTGAGGTTGAGGGCTAACAATTATTTTGCAACGGTTACCATATCGCAAGAGTTGTAGCTAATGTTAAAGTATTACCATTTGTCCCATGATGGCATCATTTCTGGCCATGAGGTTGACTTGCTATGTGTCAGCTTATAAAGCGTGATGTTCTGCTCTTATAATTTGGCTGGTTTTCAACAGCTGTGATAAGCACCTTTTTTTATCCTCACTGATTGAAGGAAAGTGTAACAAGTTGACTCATCTGCTGAAGAAGACTAGTAGTATGCAGTTGAAATGTTGTGATTGACATCAAGAGGTGGCAGCTTGAGACAAATGATagtttaataatatttattgtatGGACTACAATGAACAatcaaaaccttttttttttacaaaagagTTATAATTGCTAAATTTATATAAATAAAACATCTAACACGTTCAACATACAAGTTGGTGACAATGAACGGAAACAAGCTGTCTGTCATTGTAATGTTTATTTATTGTTAACTAGTGGtaatcattgttgttgttgtggcatCCAGGGTTTGATGCATGTTAATGGCAGACCAGTTGCAGCCTTTGATCCTGAAGGCCTTATATTCGCAGCTGGTGTGGACTCTGAAATGGTCAAGCTTTATGATTTGAGGTCATTTGATAAGGTATGCAGTATTGCATTGTAGTTATTCAACATTAATGTTCTAACATAACTTTACACTGGAAGAATTGACAGTAGACTTGTTATAATAATGGGCAACTACACAAAGCTTGTTGTTAGCTGCTGAGTAATATTGTGTACTTTGCATTTGCAGGGTCCATTCTCCACTTTCCACATTCAAAATGACCCGAACATAGAATGGACAGGTGTGAAATTCAGTTCAGAtggaaaaatgattttattgGCCACAAATGGAGGagttattcatttaattgatgCCTTCCAAGGAACACAACTTCATACATTTTCCGTAAGTGTCTTACAGTCATAATTGTGTTTActtattaattttactttgaagAGAAAAGTGAAAACTCACTAACTCTATCTGATTGGTTTAAGGGCAGACTGACTTACAGATGTAAAATGCATCCCAttttttggttgctctctgaaTTGATACTAGAGGTTTTTTTTATTGggtattttaataataataacattattattattattattattattattattattattattattattattattattagcagtaGTATACTCGGTGATCTTTGTGTCTCAAAAAGTCTGATTGGTTCAGCATCTTAGAGAGCAACATTGaatattagtatcacccaactagtggactataaTGCAAATActgcattttaattggctaCACTACTAGGGTAATTAAAGGGGTAATATTGTATTTTGACCCGTGTAGCACTGATAATTGAAAGGTGTAAGTAATTTTTAAGGGTAAATTTCAGTGCATAGAAGTTCCCAAATTATCAATGCTACACAGCCAATGTTCATACATATCCTTTAATAATATTACTTGCTTGTGTGATGTGAAATAACATCTCAGTCCTCACAACCTTCTCCTGTTCTGGCcttatagctcagttggcagagcaaCTGTGATCAATTCTGAAGGTCTTGGGTTCGTACCCCACCAGATggtctagatggtcacccatccaggtaTCAACCCCGTCCATTAGGGCTTAAGTTCGGTGTAAGTTACGTACACACAATATATTTCTTTCAGGGACACAGTACTGTTGCCAGGTCCACTCCAGTTGAAGTCTGTTTCTCTCCAGATGCACAATATGTCATCTCAGGTATGGCAAATTCATTCATCAAACCCTTACATTTGGAAGTTTTTCCCattgaaattaaaagaaaggagAGCCAGGGTTATTATTGAGAAATGTATAATTCAATTTATTATCATCTGAACAAAAGGATTAATtctttaaattaaaataaaattaaatgaattaAAAGATTAATTGTATGGACCCAAAAGGTGTAACCACCTTTAATGGATTCATATTGATGACATCCTTGCTACAAGATTTGTCATAATTTTATGTTATTGGAAACAACATTGGTTtgtagaaagaaaaataattttaatgttcCTTTCAACCCTGTTGATTAATGGAAATCATTGTAACAAAATTTGTGTCATTTTTCTTTCGTAATATTTCCAGGCTCGCAAGATGGCCGCGTCCATGTATGGGCCTCAGATAGTGGCCAAAAACTCACTGTGCTTGAGGGCAATCACCCAGGCCCCATTCAGTGTGTCACCTTCAATCCAAAATACATGATGCTAGCCAGTGCTTGCACTAACATGGTAAGTTAATTAAGGCTGAAATTAGAACTGAATTATATGTtctatggaaaaggtttgccactgactcttgaTGTTTTGCAAAATGCCCTGAGAGCATTATGAAAAGTACCAAATTTCATATGCAACAAAATATTTCAATAAGGTCTGGACAGTCTAATGCTTGAAGACCATGCTGTCATTGTTCTTGGGGACTAAGTTCAAACTTCATTATTACACATACAGTAGAGTGATAACTTACCTTGGTATACTATATGTATGAAGGAATGAATTGAATTCATGAAATGATATAATCATTATTGCTTTCTGGAGGGTGTAGGAACTACtggaaagatttcagagttccaggtaggaatcgAACCTATGTAACCTCCATGACCCCAGTTGGATGTTCTAACCACTGAAGTACAAGAATTCTTGGTGAAGATCTTGTCACTCAATGGTTAGAGCATTTGGCTAGCATCACAAAGGTCTTAGGGTACATGCCTGGAATGCTGAAATCTTTTGTTGTTCCTTCACCCATTGTCTAGCAACAATGATTTTAATTTATCATTGTAAATACCTTGGTGTTGGTTTAAAGGTACTGTACTGTCTTCAcatatttttctcatttgtgtGGTCAGCTCTTAGAATCATtaagttaaaaattatttcaataaaGAACTGGTGTTAAATTATAGATATTTTCATGGTATTTTTCAGGCATTTTGGCTGCCCAATACAGATGAGCTAGATGATGCCAACAAGAGATTACTATCAAGTTAAAAGTTAACAAACCTTACTAACATTAAATCAAAAACTTTTCTAAATTGCAGATGTAAACTATGGcatttagcctttttttttttaatatgggCTGTGTATGCACATACCACATGCCAGTAGGGACAGTTATGGTGTATTCCACATTTTAGTTTTTTGATGTTACAAATGACATAAAATTCATTCTCCTGCTTCAAAACCTCACTTAAAACTCAGAATCTAGTCAAACCAAAACAGGTTGGATTGAGTTTTGTGACTTTTGTACAAAGTTACATACATGTCAAGAACAAACACTATTAATTTTAACTTTGTCTTGTCAATGatataaaaataagtttttgtttttgttactgGTTCTTATGCAGTGGAACAGATAGGTgacccaagaaaaaatgcagtTTGAAAGGGCCAATGCATCTTCAGCCAACTGGAAGATCCTCTGGTCAAGTGAGGATTATGGTGGCCCCACCCTCTTTTCCCATGCATCGACAGATATTAAATATTTCTCATGCCATGAAAGATTAATGGTCTGATTGTTCGGTGAATTTTTTATCCTTCCAATAACAGAAAGCAGTTATTGGTAGATAAAGGGTAGACTTTAACCGTTCAAAGCATAGTTGACTGAGGATAAAAGCAATGTTTTGGTTAACATTCAGGCCAATGTGAAAAACATACAATCttcaaaaaagttaatttctctGACTTCGAAGAAGGGACAAAGAATGATTCTCGTAAATGCTAGTTCAAATGCAGGCAAAGAGCATGACAACAATGGTACGTaggatacaaaaaaaaaatattgttagaAAGAATCCAGTTTTAATTCCAGGTACAAGTACGTAAAACCCAATTTGAATTAACAGTTTACCCATCAAAGGCTCTTTACAGTACCAATAACGTTATTATTGATAACTATTGGTACATTAATCTGTAAACCTTGTGAAGCCTTTGTGACACCAAGGAGACAGTGATTTGAGACAACACAAAAATTCTtttacttaaggacggtgcctactattgtttatgcgcacattAACTGCGCATCACACAACACATAGATCATGCGTGATACATAGCTCGTGGAATGGGGGTCCCGTCCCACGAGTATAGCATTTTTGTGACTGCTtctttcaaaagttggatatggTGCCTTCTGTAAGtgaccgtaaaagaaagcagaacggccagtttattagaaacaaatgtaaaaacaagcaTAGATGAGTCTCTTTGGCAGAACACAAAATGAAAGCTGAAAACATCGCTGAAACAAGGGTACAAGTGATGGAACAGAATTATCTGAAAGGACACCCGAGCGCACATATTTTTGGAGAGATGACAGAAGTATTGTGGAACTGGGctatttaaggtggctgaacacagtttccgcgcggtcagcagtgttgtgtaaaagccagcacggcttttcaaaggcaaaacaaatagttaaatacgtataaagtgatttacacattgtttgctttcaaacaaaatgttttcgaatgaaatgaacctgaggaaccctcaagcaaccgaccgaggaacccagttgaatgcagcgcatgcgcagtttctcgaaaaaattgagaccgattgccttcgtagaaacttgccaatttctaacgatccagtcattagaatttcaagaaatttggccaaaaactagtttagaacccaagtgaatgatctatcacgaaaaatctgaattttaacagagggaatttttaatactacagaaaacgatttacaagaaattacgaaaatcgcctctgttaaaattttattaaaacaatgtttacagaagggatttcatgtcaatttgtAGTGGGCAAATGATGaaaaaatctaatgactggattttccttaaatgaacgaaaaccatattttaagccttgtttttaaccagccccgttgccatggcaacagcaccacaccttaaccaaaatgcgagaataaactcttctatggttaaccttcactcatgcaaaaaacgggtcccaaaccataaatagtttaaaagtaatggtgaatgaggcataagtacttaaaaactgtgttcagccaccttaagctGGCAAAAAACGAGGGTCTGGCAGAGCATACAATAGTTTGTCAGGTATTGTATTGAGTCATGCATGGACTTTTTGGTTTTGCAATTACTATTGCTGGTCCAAATTCATATCTgattcacctttttttttttaatccttttcCTCCTCCAGTCGGAAAAACAAAAGGGGAAGAACAACACTTTAATTCACTATTTGTTAACTCCAGTTTATCAAATCAATATATGTGTTGACCAGCAGtaaaaaatttataaaaataGAGCCATCCTTAAGTTCTAAATGGATAGTTTTTACACATAAATGAATATGAATAATTAATTGAGAGTGGTCAGAAACTTGTTTTAAAGCACAAATCACTTAACCACAATCATAAGTATAcatacaaat
This genomic stretch from Acropora muricata isolate sample 2 chromosome 5, ASM3666990v1, whole genome shotgun sequence harbors:
- the LOC136916270 gene encoding WD repeat-containing protein 82-like, which produces MKLVDSTIRSFRVAKVFRENSGRVNHINFSPNGETLISSSDDDSIVIYDCLEGKPKRTLYSKKYGVAQIQYTHATNTVIHTSTKIDDTIRYLSLHDNKYLRYFTGHTKRVMTLHMSPMDDTFVSGSLDRTLRLWDLRSPNCQGLMHVNGRPVAAFDPEGLIFAAGVDSEMVKLYDLRSFDKGPFSTFHIQNDPNIEWTGVKFSSDGKMILLATNGGVIHLIDAFQGTQLHTFSGHSTVARSTPVEVCFSPDAQYVISGSQDGRVHVWASDSGQKLTVLEGNHPGPIQCVTFNPKYMMLASACTNMAFWLPNTDELDDANKRLLSS